A stretch of Gemmatimonadota bacterium DNA encodes these proteins:
- a CDS encoding M20/M25/M40 family metallo-hydrolase, with protein MVGPRSAPRSGDGYLYGRGAIDDKGMLACNLMAMLLVRRAIVATGTLPTRDVILLATSDEDPGDLRDRLGPGAPARPGGGRVRPQRRGRVRSSTGALYAAVQCAEKVPTTGSSRRAAPAGTRAVPTGQRDHPPDTAIAHHGPRGAARPRRGDAAVLRCAVARLARRHAAPRQGRRCIWRPGARGHGRTYPVGDTVDERGAAQRHLPTLISGGTRSNVIPTEAEATLNIRTLPATRSRM; from the coding sequence GTGGTCGGTCCCCGTTCGGCGCCGAGATCCGGCGACGGCTACCTCTACGGGCGCGGCGCGATCGACGACAAGGGGATGCTCGCCTGCAACCTGATGGCGATGCTCCTTGTTAGGCGCGCCATCGTCGCCACCGGGACCCTCCCCACGCGTGACGTCATCCTCCTGGCCACCTCCGACGAGGACCCGGGGGATCTTCGGGATCGACTGGGTCCTGGAGCACCGGCGCGACCTGGTGGAGGCCGAGTACGCCCTCAACGAAGGGGGCGCGTGCGGTCGTCGACGGGCGCGCTCTACGCCGCCGTGCAGTGTGCCGAGAAGGTGCCCACAACGGGATCGTCACGGCGCGCGGCCCCGGCGGGCACGCGCGCGGTCCCCACGGGGCAACGCGATCACCCGCCTGACACCGCCATCGCGCATCACGGCCCACGAGGAGCCGCTCGCCCTCGGCGCGGTGACGCGGCAGTTCTTCGATGCGCTGTCGCACGTCTGGCCCGACGCCACGCTGCGCCGCGCCAGGGCCGACGTTGCATCTGGCGACCCGGCGCGCGTGGCCACGGGCGAACGTACCCTGTCGGGGACACCGTCGATGAACGCGGTGCTGCGCAACGGCATCTCCCCACGCTCATCAGCGGCGGGACGCGCTCCAACGTGATCCCCACCGAGGCCGAGGCGACGCTCAACATCCGCACGCTCCCGGCGACTCGATCGAGGATGTGA